The Streptomyces albofaciens JCM 4342 genome has a segment encoding these proteins:
- a CDS encoding glutamate ABC transporter substrate-binding protein, with protein MHHTRTALAALALTAVALLAAACGKSGSPPVKGPKGSQLPRYTTAEGFRLPASATWRKARDRGRLVVGAKEDQPYMGERDPASGTYTGFDIEIAKMLSASLGFDPKTVRFKTISSANRETALQNGQIDYYVGTYTINAKRKQQVGFAGPYYLAGQGLLVRKDQKGIDGPRDLAGRKVCSAAGSTPYQRIRSDYPKADLVAYDTYSVCVDNLLTYQVDAVTTDDAILMGYAAKVPDELKLAGKPFSREPYGIGVPRGDTALRLALDDALAAHEKNGDWKKAYDATLGLSGVPAPQPPAIDRYPAS; from the coding sequence ATGCACCACACCCGAACCGCCCTCGCGGCGCTCGCGCTGACCGCCGTCGCCCTGCTGGCCGCCGCCTGCGGCAAGTCCGGCAGCCCGCCCGTCAAAGGACCCAAGGGCAGTCAGCTGCCCCGCTACACGACCGCCGAGGGGTTCCGGCTGCCTGCCTCCGCGACCTGGCGCAAGGCCAGGGACCGCGGCCGCCTGGTCGTCGGCGCGAAGGAGGACCAGCCGTACATGGGCGAGCGGGATCCGGCCTCCGGCACGTACACCGGCTTCGACATCGAGATCGCCAAGATGCTGTCCGCCTCCCTCGGCTTCGACCCGAAGACGGTCCGGTTCAAGACCATTTCGTCCGCCAACCGCGAGACCGCCCTGCAGAACGGCCAGATCGACTACTACGTCGGCACCTACACCATCAACGCCAAGCGCAAGCAGCAGGTGGGCTTCGCCGGGCCGTACTACCTGGCGGGGCAGGGACTGCTCGTGCGCAAGGACCAGAAGGGCATCGACGGGCCGCGGGATCTGGCGGGGAGGAAGGTGTGCTCGGCGGCGGGGTCGACGCCGTACCAGCGCATCCGGTCCGACTACCCCAAGGCCGATCTGGTCGCCTATGACACGTACTCGGTGTGCGTCGACAACCTGCTCACCTATCAGGTCGACGCCGTCACGACCGATGACGCGATCCTCATGGGCTACGCCGCCAAGGTGCCCGACGAGCTGAAGCTGGCCGGCAAGCCGTTCTCCCGGGAGCCGTACGGCATCGGCGTGCCGCGCGGGGACACCGCGCTGCGCCTCGCGCTGGACGACGCGCTCGCCGCGCACGAGAAGAACGGCGACTGGAAGAAGGCGTACGACGCGACGCTGGGCCTGTCCGGCGTTCCCGCTCCGCAGCCGCCCGCCATCGACCGCTACCCGGCGAGCTGA
- a CDS encoding exodeoxyribonuclease III → MRIATWNVNSITARLPRLLAWLENTGTDVLCVQETKCSAEQFPYDQLRELGYEAAVNATGRWNGVALLSKVGLEDVSPGLAGGPDYEGVQEPRAVSATCGPVRVWSVYVPNGREIDHAHFAYKLQWFEALKAAVAEDAAGPRPFAILGDFNVAPTDDDVWDTSVFEGMTHVTPAERAALADLREAGLSDVVPRPLKYDKPFTYWDYRQLCFPKNKGMRIDLVYGNEPFAKAVSDAYVDREERKGKGASDHAPVVVDLDV, encoded by the coding sequence ATGCGCATCGCGACCTGGAACGTCAATTCGATCACCGCCCGCCTCCCGAGGCTGCTGGCCTGGCTGGAGAACACCGGCACGGACGTGCTGTGCGTCCAGGAGACCAAGTGCTCGGCCGAGCAGTTCCCCTACGACCAGCTGCGCGAGCTGGGCTACGAGGCCGCCGTGAACGCCACCGGCCGGTGGAACGGCGTCGCGCTGCTGTCGAAGGTGGGCCTGGAGGACGTCAGCCCCGGTCTGGCCGGCGGCCCGGACTACGAAGGGGTGCAGGAGCCCCGCGCCGTCTCCGCGACCTGCGGGCCGGTCCGCGTCTGGTCGGTGTACGTGCCCAACGGCCGGGAGATCGATCACGCCCACTTCGCCTACAAGCTCCAGTGGTTCGAGGCGCTGAAGGCGGCCGTCGCCGAGGACGCGGCGGGTCCCCGGCCCTTCGCGATCCTCGGCGACTTCAATGTGGCGCCGACCGACGACGACGTGTGGGACACCTCCGTCTTCGAGGGCATGACGCATGTGACGCCCGCCGAGCGTGCCGCCTTGGCCGACCTGCGCGAGGCCGGCCTGTCGGACGTGGTGCCGCGCCCCCTGAAGTACGACAAGCCCTTCACCTACTGGGACTACCGCCAGCTCTGCTTCCCGAAGAACAAGGGCATGCGCATCGACCTGGTCTACGGGAACGAGCCGTTCGCCAAGGCTGTCTCGGACGCCTATGTGGACCGCGAGGAGCGCAAGGGCAAGGGCGCCTCGGACCACGCCCCGGTGGTGGTGGACCTGGACGTCTGA
- a CDS encoding GntR family transcriptional regulator: MGDNRPVFQRIADDLRRQIDEGTLPVGARIPSRSELKRAYEASDQTVDRAVRVLKAAGYAEGQFGRGVFVTDRAPIGTLLRSTGAVDSPFAARIALEGSPDGAPLTWEASSTTAPASDRVARRLCIVPGTGVIRSVYEYLANRQPVQLATSWEPLAITEGTDVVFPECGPYARRGVRGRMAAIGIRVVRAEERVGSRPASSAEAEALGCSPGQCVTVVERTHFDADGRAVETSDIVVRADRWRLAYDIGFV; the protein is encoded by the coding sequence ATGGGTGACAACCGGCCTGTCTTCCAGCGCATCGCCGACGACCTGCGCCGCCAGATCGACGAGGGCACGCTCCCCGTCGGCGCGCGCATCCCGTCCCGCTCCGAGCTGAAGCGGGCGTACGAGGCCAGCGACCAGACCGTGGACCGGGCGGTCCGCGTCCTGAAGGCCGCCGGCTACGCGGAAGGCCAGTTCGGGCGCGGGGTCTTCGTGACCGACCGGGCGCCCATAGGCACCCTGCTGCGCTCCACCGGCGCCGTGGACTCCCCGTTCGCCGCCCGGATCGCGCTGGAGGGCTCCCCCGACGGCGCGCCGCTGACCTGGGAGGCGTCCTCGACGACGGCCCCGGCGTCGGACCGGGTGGCGCGGCGGCTGTGCATCGTGCCGGGCACCGGCGTCATCCGGTCGGTGTACGAATACCTCGCCAACCGGCAGCCGGTGCAACTCGCCACGAGCTGGGAGCCGCTCGCCATCACCGAGGGCACGGACGTGGTCTTCCCGGAGTGCGGGCCCTATGCCCGGCGGGGCGTCCGGGGGCGCATGGCGGCCATCGGCATCCGGGTGGTGCGCGCCGAGGAGCGGGTGGGCTCGCGGCCCGCTTCCAGCGCCGAGGCGGAGGCGCTGGGCTGCTCCCCCGGGCAGTGCGTCACGGTCGTGGAGCGCACCCACTTCGACGCGGACGGGCGGGCCGTGGAGACCTCGGACATCGTCGTACGGGCCGACCGGTGGCGGCTCGCGTACGACATCGGGTTCGTGTAG
- a CDS encoding aminotransferase class IV family protein has product MVTLDGKPVSADDLLPLALSNVGHFTSMRVDTDGSVRGLALHMERLVRDCGTVWNADLNTDHVREYVRQALEGQSRPCVVRVTVHDPKVEVGHPADADEPHILVSVRGAGALPPAPLRAKSVVFERDLPEVKHCGLFGALHARAKAQRAAFDDALFVGRDGLVSEGPTWNAAFIDRQGAVVWPQAPVLPGVTMAVLQQRCEHRVAPLTLEQAKGMAAGFATNTAIGVRPLAAVDDTELAADHPVLRRLQETYLSIPGESL; this is encoded by the coding sequence ATGGTGACTCTCGATGGAAAACCGGTGTCCGCCGACGACCTGCTCCCCCTGGCCCTGTCGAACGTCGGTCACTTCACGTCCATGCGCGTCGACACCGACGGCAGCGTCCGCGGCCTGGCGCTGCACATGGAACGCCTCGTCCGGGACTGCGGGACCGTGTGGAACGCGGACCTGAACACCGATCACGTCCGCGAGTACGTACGCCAGGCCCTGGAAGGGCAGAGCCGCCCCTGCGTCGTCCGCGTCACCGTCCACGACCCGAAGGTGGAGGTGGGACACCCGGCCGACGCCGACGAGCCGCACATCCTGGTGTCCGTACGCGGCGCCGGCGCCCTCCCCCCGGCGCCGCTGCGCGCCAAGAGCGTGGTGTTCGAGCGTGACCTGCCCGAGGTGAAGCACTGCGGCCTCTTCGGCGCCCTGCACGCCCGCGCGAAGGCCCAGCGGGCCGCCTTCGACGACGCCCTGTTCGTCGGCCGGGACGGGCTCGTGTCCGAAGGCCCCACGTGGAACGCGGCGTTCATCGACCGGCAGGGCGCCGTCGTGTGGCCGCAGGCTCCCGTCCTGCCCGGCGTCACCATGGCAGTGCTCCAGCAGCGTTGCGAGCACCGGGTCGCCCCCCTCACCCTGGAACAGGCCAAGGGCATGGCGGCCGGCTTCGCCACGAACACGGCGATCGGTGTCCGGCCCCTGGCGGCCGTCGACGACACCGAGCTGGCCGCCGACCACCCGGTCCTGCGCCGGCTCCAGGAGACGTACCTGTCCATTCCGGGCGAGAGCTTGTAG
- a CDS encoding SGNH/GDSL hydrolase family protein → MRVRLWGAALGPALSLALTATAAPATPPQRAAGPVPLERLFDNRAVSEPSAPASADFDGSGNSLSARDLAAAGWTPGRALMLDAARLRWPRAATGRPDNVRADGQTVRLRGRGDAVSLLVAATGGTVTGTGKVRYRDGSRSTYRLTAPDWRTGPMGTKAVALPHINTPDGQRAEQARLYAVSVPVARGREVAALVLPRDPGPGADLHVFAVAVRDNGAGWTGSWGAGTGGYAKAGPWGGRTLRLVVHSGAGGPRVRIRLANTFAAAPVSFGAASVAVQAPDGGAAAARTPVPLTFGGRRGIRVPAGAEASGDPLRFPVPAGRNLLVSLYLPDPVTAAPVHAESRQVSYVSAPGSGDRTGDTGGAAYPGTLTGWPFLTGVEVAGGPGTVVALGDSITDGQGSTAGANRRWPDVLARRFQGRHGLPRYGVVNSGIAGNRVVTDRYPGDGVSADVSGVSAQHRLERDVLARPSARTVVVFEGINDLRTGTPAREVVAGLRSLARRAHERGLRAVAATIAPCGGFPDCTAAVEERRTAVNAALRARGADFEAVPDAEAVPDFDAVLDFDAVLRDPRRPWRLLPAYDSGDHLHPGDAGLRALGESVDLRALVPGGR, encoded by the coding sequence ATGCGCGTACGACTGTGGGGCGCGGCACTCGGCCCTGCCCTCTCCCTCGCCCTGACCGCCACGGCCGCCCCGGCGACGCCGCCACAACGGGCCGCCGGGCCGGTGCCCTTGGAGCGTCTCTTCGACAACCGGGCCGTCAGCGAGCCGTCCGCCCCGGCGTCGGCGGACTTCGACGGCTCGGGCAACTCGCTGTCCGCGCGGGACCTGGCCGCGGCGGGCTGGACGCCGGGCCGGGCGCTGATGCTCGACGCGGCCCGGCTGCGGTGGCCGCGGGCCGCCACGGGCCGGCCGGACAACGTACGGGCCGACGGCCAGACCGTACGGCTGCGCGGACGCGGGGACGCGGTGTCACTGCTGGTGGCCGCGACGGGCGGCACGGTGACCGGGACCGGCAAGGTCCGCTACCGCGACGGGTCGCGCAGCACGTACCGGCTGACCGCGCCGGACTGGCGCACGGGCCCGATGGGCACCAAGGCGGTGGCGCTGCCGCACATCAACACGCCGGACGGCCAACGGGCGGAGCAGGCGCGGCTGTACGCGGTGAGCGTGCCGGTGGCACGCGGGCGCGAGGTGGCCGCCCTCGTACTGCCCCGGGACCCGGGGCCGGGCGCCGATCTGCACGTGTTCGCGGTGGCGGTGCGCGACAACGGCGCCGGCTGGACGGGCAGTTGGGGAGCGGGCACGGGCGGGTACGCGAAGGCCGGGCCGTGGGGCGGCCGGACGCTGCGGCTGGTCGTGCACAGCGGTGCCGGCGGACCGCGGGTGCGGATCCGGCTGGCGAACACCTTCGCGGCGGCGCCGGTGAGCTTCGGGGCGGCGAGCGTGGCCGTGCAGGCACCGGACGGCGGCGCGGCAGCCGCCCGCACACCCGTACCGCTGACCTTCGGCGGCCGGCGCGGTATACGGGTCCCGGCCGGCGCCGAGGCCTCCGGCGATCCGCTCCGCTTCCCGGTGCCCGCGGGCCGGAACCTGCTGGTCAGCCTGTACCTTCCGGACCCGGTGACGGCGGCGCCGGTGCACGCGGAGTCCCGGCAGGTCTCGTACGTCAGCGCGCCGGGCAGCGGCGACCGTACGGGTGACACCGGCGGCGCGGCGTACCCCGGCACGCTGACCGGCTGGCCGTTCCTGACCGGGGTGGAGGTCGCGGGCGGTCCGGGCACGGTCGTGGCACTCGGCGACTCCATCACCGACGGCCAGGGCTCGACGGCGGGCGCCAACCGGCGCTGGCCGGACGTGCTGGCCCGCCGTTTCCAGGGCCGGCACGGGCTCCCGCGCTACGGCGTGGTCAACAGCGGCATCGCGGGAAACCGGGTCGTCACCGACCGCTATCCGGGTGACGGCGTGAGCGCCGATGTCAGCGGGGTCAGCGCACAGCACCGGCTGGAGCGGGACGTGCTGGCGCGGCCCTCGGCCCGTACGGTCGTGGTTTTCGAGGGCATCAACGACCTGCGGACCGGCACCCCGGCGCGCGAGGTCGTGGCGGGGCTGCGGTCCCTCGCCCGGCGCGCGCACGAGCGCGGGCTGCGGGCGGTGGCCGCGACCATCGCGCCGTGCGGCGGCTTCCCGGACTGCACGGCCGCGGTCGAGGAACGGCGCACCGCCGTGAACGCCGCCCTACGGGCGCGCGGCGCGGACTTCGAGGCCGTACCGGACGCCGAGGCCGTACCGGACTTCGACGCGGTCCTGGACTTCGACGCGGTGCTCCGCGACCCGCGGCGCCCGTGGCGGCTGCTGCCCGCGTACGACAGCGGCGACCACCTGCACCCCGGCGACGCGGGCCTGCGGGCGCTCGGGGAGTCGGTGGATCTGCGGGCTCTGGTGCCGGGCGGGCGTTGA
- a CDS encoding amino acid ABC transporter ATP-binding protein yields the protein MAGDALIELRGVNKHYGKLHVLQDIDLTVGRGEVVVVIGPSGSGKSTLCRTINRLEPIESGTITLDGHPLPEEGRELARLRAEVGMVFQSFNLFAHKSVLANVMLAPVKVRKRKKEEAEQRARQLLERVGLAAHADKYPAQLSGGQQQRVAIARALAMEPQALLFDEPTSALDPEMINEVLEVMQQLAQEGMTMVVVTHEMGFARSAANRVVFMADGRIVEDRTPEEFFTAPESDRAKDFLSKILKH from the coding sequence ATGGCCGGTGATGCGCTGATCGAGCTGCGCGGGGTCAACAAGCACTACGGGAAACTGCATGTCCTCCAGGACATCGATCTCACCGTCGGCCGCGGCGAGGTGGTGGTCGTCATCGGGCCCTCCGGCTCCGGCAAGTCCACCCTGTGCCGCACCATCAACCGCCTCGAACCGATCGAGTCCGGCACCATCACCCTGGACGGCCACCCGCTTCCCGAGGAGGGGCGGGAACTGGCCAGGCTGCGTGCCGAAGTCGGCATGGTCTTCCAGTCCTTCAACCTCTTCGCGCACAAAAGCGTGCTGGCCAACGTGATGCTCGCACCGGTCAAGGTCCGCAAGCGCAAGAAGGAGGAGGCCGAGCAGCGGGCCCGCCAACTCCTGGAGCGGGTGGGCCTGGCGGCGCACGCCGACAAGTACCCGGCGCAGCTCTCCGGCGGCCAGCAGCAGCGGGTGGCGATCGCCCGCGCGCTCGCCATGGAGCCGCAGGCGCTGCTCTTCGACGAGCCGACCTCCGCCCTCGACCCGGAGATGATCAACGAGGTGCTGGAGGTCATGCAGCAGCTCGCGCAGGAGGGCATGACGATGGTCGTCGTCACCCATGAGATGGGTTTCGCGCGCTCGGCCGCCAACCGGGTCGTCTTCATGGCCGACGGCCGGATCGTCGAGGACCGCACGCCGGAGGAGTTCTTCACCGCGCCCGAGAGCGACCGCGCCAAGGACTTCCTCTCCAAGATCCTCAAGCACTGA
- a CDS encoding MBL fold metallo-hydrolase, with protein sequence MELTKKTHACVRLEKDGQVLVIDPGGFSERDAAVGADAVLITHEHPDHFDEERLRAGMEANRGAEIWTLASVAEQISAAFPGRVHTVGEGDTFTAAGFDVEVHGQLHAVIHPDIPRITNVGYLITTEDDGGTVFHPGDALTVPEGRTVDTLLLPVHAPWNKVAEVIDYVREVRPRRAIDVHDSLLQDHARPVYDGMIDKLGGTEHGRLAPGERTGLN encoded by the coding sequence ATGGAACTCACGAAGAAGACCCACGCCTGCGTCCGGCTGGAGAAGGACGGGCAGGTGCTCGTCATCGATCCCGGGGGCTTCAGCGAGCGGGACGCGGCGGTCGGCGCCGACGCCGTCCTGATCACCCACGAGCACCCGGACCACTTCGACGAGGAGCGGCTGCGCGCGGGCATGGAGGCCAACCGCGGCGCCGAGATCTGGACCCTGGCCAGTGTCGCGGAACAGATCTCCGCGGCCTTTCCGGGGCGGGTGCACACGGTCGGTGAGGGCGACACGTTCACCGCGGCCGGTTTCGACGTGGAGGTGCACGGGCAGCTGCACGCCGTCATCCACCCGGATATCCCGCGCATCACGAACGTGGGCTACCTGATCACCACGGAGGACGACGGCGGCACCGTCTTCCACCCGGGCGACGCGCTCACCGTCCCCGAGGGCCGTACGGTCGACACGCTGCTGCTGCCGGTGCACGCGCCCTGGAACAAGGTCGCCGAGGTCATCGACTACGTCCGCGAGGTCCGGCCGCGCCGCGCCATCGACGTGCACGACAGCCTGCTCCAGGACCACGCGCGCCCGGTCTACGACGGCATGATCGACAAGCTGGGCGGCACCGAGCACGGCCGCCTCGCACCCGGTGAGCGCACCGGTCTGAACTGA
- a CDS encoding DUF6278 family protein — MNLSFLDKWRKRPDASPAVEDDPEGAALLLAECELLRAQAQTEGVELDDSAHSLEALDQLRPAWRDDPEVVAWLGNDAGCYLGTVLVRTVPGASWKVWPGGEPVVRLASGREVDVVTAGRDWAATGAPELCQLYAEAAES; from the coding sequence ATGAACCTGTCTTTCCTGGACAAGTGGCGTAAGCGGCCGGATGCGAGCCCCGCCGTCGAAGACGACCCCGAAGGCGCGGCCCTGCTCCTGGCGGAGTGTGAGCTGCTGCGTGCCCAGGCCCAGACCGAAGGCGTGGAACTGGACGACTCGGCACACTCGTTGGAGGCGCTGGACCAGCTGCGCCCGGCCTGGCGCGACGACCCCGAGGTGGTGGCCTGGCTCGGCAACGACGCGGGCTGCTACCTGGGCACGGTGCTGGTGCGGACGGTGCCCGGTGCCAGCTGGAAGGTGTGGCCGGGCGGCGAGCCGGTGGTCCGGCTGGCGTCCGGCCGGGAGGTGGACGTGGTGACCGCGGGCCGGGACTGGGCGGCCACCGGCGCGCCCGAACTCTGCCAGCTCTACGCGGAGGCCGCGGAGAGCTGA
- the pcaC gene encoding 4-carboxymuconolactone decarboxylase, whose translation MSETTVKTLQYRSDGPEDAPCLVLGAALGTTWHMWDRQIPELTRHWRVVRFDLPGHGGSPAYPASSVAELADRLVATLDLLGVERFGYAGCSIGGAIGAQLALTRPQRVTSLALVSSSPRYGTADAWRQRGVVVRTNGLDPIARTSPERWFTQGFAGAQPAIVEWAVQMVRTTDPGCYIAACEAMAAFDVRSSLQRIGVPTLVVVGSEDQVTPTTDARTLVAGVPDASLALVPGTSHLAPVEQPAAVTELLIRHFTAAWHDKPGATGQTAIGATAAKPVLTAAPPPPPAAPAAIESGLSRPEAVRGGAYERGIKVRREVLGDAHVDRVEEATDDFTGDFQEFITRYGWGEVWSRPGLDRRTRSIVTLTALVARGHQDELASHTRAALRNGLTPTEIKEVLLHTAVYCGVPAANAAFAVAQRVIREETTPEG comes from the coding sequence GTGAGTGAGACGACGGTGAAGACCCTGCAATACCGCTCCGACGGGCCGGAAGACGCACCTTGTCTGGTTTTGGGGGCGGCGCTCGGGACGACCTGGCACATGTGGGATCGCCAGATACCCGAGCTGACCCGCCACTGGCGCGTCGTCCGGTTCGATCTGCCGGGGCACGGCGGGTCGCCCGCGTATCCGGCCTCCTCCGTCGCCGAGCTGGCCGACCGGCTGGTGGCCACGCTCGACCTGCTGGGGGTGGAGCGCTTCGGGTACGCGGGGTGTTCCATCGGCGGCGCCATCGGTGCGCAGCTTGCGCTGACCCGGCCGCAGCGCGTCACGTCGCTCGCGCTGGTCTCGTCCTCGCCGCGGTACGGGACCGCGGACGCGTGGCGGCAGCGGGGGGTGGTGGTCCGTACGAACGGGCTGGACCCGATCGCCCGCACGTCGCCCGAGCGCTGGTTCACCCAGGGCTTCGCGGGGGCCCAGCCCGCCATCGTGGAGTGGGCCGTCCAGATGGTGCGCACCACCGATCCGGGCTGCTACATCGCCGCCTGTGAGGCGATGGCCGCCTTCGACGTCCGCTCCTCGCTCCAGCGGATCGGCGTGCCCACCCTGGTCGTCGTCGGCTCCGAGGACCAGGTCACCCCGACCACCGACGCCCGCACCCTGGTGGCGGGCGTACCGGACGCGAGTCTGGCGCTGGTTCCCGGTACCTCCCACCTGGCGCCCGTCGAGCAGCCCGCCGCCGTCACCGAGCTGCTCATCCGGCACTTCACCGCCGCCTGGCACGACAAGCCGGGCGCCACCGGCCAGACGGCGATCGGCGCGACCGCGGCCAAGCCGGTGCTCACGGCCGCGCCGCCGCCCCCGCCGGCGGCGCCCGCGGCGATCGAGTCCGGCCTGAGCCGGCCGGAGGCGGTCCGCGGCGGCGCGTACGAGCGGGGGATCAAGGTCCGCCGCGAGGTGCTCGGTGACGCGCACGTGGACCGCGTCGAGGAGGCGACCGACGACTTCACCGGGGACTTCCAGGAGTTCATCACCCGCTACGGGTGGGGGGAGGTGTGGTCCCGGCCGGGGCTGGACCGGCGTACGCGCAGCATCGTCACCCTCACGGCGCTGGTCGCCCGCGGCCATCAGGACGAGCTGGCGTCGCACACCCGCGCCGCGCTGCGCAACGGGCTGACGCCCACGGAGATCAAGGAAGTGCTGCTGCACACGGCCGTCTACTGCGGTGTGCCCGCCGCCAACGCGGCGTTCGCCGTGGCGCAGCGCGTCATACGGGAGGAGACCACCCCGGAGGGGTGA
- a CDS encoding amino acid ABC transporter permease, which produces MNVLLDNFSRYGEGLLGTVELTVFASLLALVVGVVMAAFRVAPVGSLRVFGTVWVMVLRNTPLTLLFFAVLLGLPRFGVVLPFKVFAVLALGCYTSAFICEAVRSGINTVPVGQGEAARSLGMTFSQTLGDVVLPQAFRTVIPPVGSTLIALAKNSAIAGSFSVVELLGTYKTLNELGYDIVWTFVWIAVGYLIVTLTISALFNVLEKRWGVPR; this is translated from the coding sequence ATGAACGTGCTCCTGGACAACTTCTCCCGCTACGGGGAGGGCCTGCTCGGCACCGTCGAACTGACCGTCTTCGCCTCGCTGCTCGCCCTCGTCGTGGGCGTGGTGATGGCGGCGTTCCGGGTGGCGCCGGTCGGCTCGCTGCGGGTGTTCGGCACCGTGTGGGTGATGGTGCTGCGCAACACCCCGTTGACGCTGCTGTTCTTCGCCGTGCTGCTCGGCCTACCGCGCTTCGGCGTCGTGCTGCCCTTCAAGGTCTTCGCCGTGCTGGCGCTGGGCTGCTACACCTCCGCCTTCATCTGCGAGGCGGTGCGCTCCGGCATCAACACCGTCCCGGTGGGGCAGGGCGAGGCGGCCCGCAGCCTGGGCATGACCTTCTCGCAGACGCTGGGCGACGTGGTGCTGCCGCAGGCGTTCCGCACCGTCATCCCGCCCGTCGGCTCCACGCTCATCGCGCTCGCCAAGAACTCCGCGATCGCCGGCTCCTTCAGCGTCGTCGAACTCCTCGGCACCTACAAGACGCTCAACGAGCTGGGCTACGACATCGTCTGGACCTTCGTCTGGATCGCCGTCGGCTATCTGATCGTGACCCTGACCATCAGCGCGCTGTTCAACGTGCTGGAAAAGCGCTGGGGGGTTCCCCGATGA
- a CDS encoding amino acid ABC transporter permease: MTTTALYDVPGPQTRRRHRLYGVAATVVILAILAWAGYLLVDTGQFSARKWTPFAYQGIQELLLEGLGNTLKAFAIAAVLSLVLGAVLAAGRLSEHTPVRWVSTLLVEFFRAMPVLVMIFFIYVALKAEPLYALVAGLTLYNGSVLAEVFRAGVHSVDRGQREAAYALGMRKTQVMTHVLVPQAVRAMLPTIISQLVVALKDTSLGFLITYEEFLHAGKLIASNLDYDLPFIPVVLIISPIYIGMCMLLSWCAYRVAERQRRSLKTEAVDVNAPEPGTLLPGAGQQH; the protein is encoded by the coding sequence ATGACCACCACCGCCCTCTACGACGTCCCCGGACCGCAGACCCGGCGCCGGCACCGGCTCTACGGGGTGGCGGCGACCGTGGTGATCCTCGCCATCCTCGCCTGGGCCGGGTACCTGCTCGTCGACACCGGCCAGTTCAGCGCGCGCAAGTGGACGCCGTTCGCGTACCAGGGCATCCAGGAGCTGCTGCTCGAAGGTCTGGGCAACACGCTCAAGGCGTTCGCGATCGCGGCGGTGCTCTCCCTCGTCCTGGGCGCGGTGCTCGCCGCGGGACGGCTCTCGGAGCACACGCCGGTCCGCTGGGTGAGCACGCTGCTGGTGGAGTTCTTCCGCGCGATGCCCGTGCTGGTCATGATCTTCTTCATCTATGTGGCGCTCAAGGCCGAGCCGCTGTACGCGCTCGTCGCCGGGCTGACGCTGTACAACGGCTCGGTGCTGGCCGAGGTGTTCCGGGCCGGGGTGCACTCGGTCGACCGCGGGCAGCGGGAGGCCGCGTACGCGCTGGGCATGCGCAAGACGCAGGTCATGACGCACGTCCTGGTGCCACAGGCGGTCCGCGCCATGCTGCCCACGATCATCAGCCAGCTGGTGGTCGCCCTGAAGGACACCTCGCTCGGCTTCCTGATCACCTACGAGGAGTTCCTGCACGCCGGCAAGCTGATCGCCTCCAACCTGGACTACGACCTGCCGTTCATCCCGGTCGTCCTGATCATCTCGCCGATCTACATCGGCATGTGCATGCTGCTGTCCTGGTGTGCGTACCGGGTCGCCGAGCGGCAGCGTCGGAGCCTGAAGACGGAGGCGGTGGACGTGAACGCCCCGGAGCCGGGGACCCTGCTGCCGGGGGCGGGGCAACAGCACTGA